A DNA window from Planctomycetota bacterium contains the following coding sequences:
- a CDS encoding glycosyltransferase family 9 protein has protein sequence MAKQRLPKLAELGGSAARNVLFFHHGGLGDFVLTWPLLLGAARVLAQSRVIAVVGEDRGKLAEQVLRVEYRDVEAGWSGLFGNAKLADRPAKLLSKASHVISLVAEAGSAWESQVRKHAPEAEVLMLTPPPRGLAGEHAIDHLLGQIAEHPLLHGGAMGIMESIGRTGLMPRLFDKPGPVVLHVGSGSPAKNWPIAGWIDLANHLRGAGRRVKVIAGEAERERLSADELASLGEVSDVQTPRDLSELLFLLRGAGLFIGHDTGPTHLAAMCGLPTHALFGPKSDPQAFGPVGPRVQVQHVEDLEALTVDAVVASLAELEGDGPE, from the coding sequence GTGGCGAAACAGCGACTGCCCAAGCTTGCGGAGCTCGGCGGCTCGGCAGCGCGCAACGTGCTTTTCTTCCACCACGGCGGCCTGGGCGACTTTGTCCTGACATGGCCGCTGCTGCTTGGTGCCGCCAGGGTGCTGGCTCAAAGCCGCGTGATTGCCGTCGTGGGCGAGGATCGCGGGAAGCTCGCCGAGCAGGTGCTGCGCGTCGAGTATCGCGACGTCGAGGCGGGATGGTCCGGCCTCTTCGGCAACGCCAAACTTGCAGATCGACCGGCGAAGCTGCTGTCCAAGGCGAGCCACGTCATCTCCCTCGTCGCCGAGGCGGGAAGCGCGTGGGAGTCGCAGGTTCGCAAGCACGCGCCCGAGGCTGAGGTGCTGATGCTGACGCCGCCGCCGCGGGGATTGGCCGGGGAACACGCCATCGATCACCTGCTGGGCCAGATCGCCGAGCACCCGCTGCTGCACGGCGGCGCGATGGGCATCATGGAAAGCATCGGCCGGACCGGTCTTATGCCGCGGCTGTTCGACAAGCCGGGACCGGTCGTCCTCCACGTCGGCAGCGGCTCGCCCGCGAAAAACTGGCCGATCGCGGGTTGGATCGACCTTGCAAACCACCTCCGCGGTGCGGGCCGACGCGTGAAGGTGATCGCGGGCGAGGCGGAGCGTGAGCGTCTGTCCGCCGATGAGCTCGCGTCGCTGGGCGAGGTGTCGGACGTCCAGACGCCGCGTGATCTAAGCGAGCTGCTCTTTCTGCTGCGCGGGGCCGGCCTGTTCATCGGACACGACACGGGCCCGACGCACCTGGCCGCGATGTGCGGTCTCCCGACGCATGCCCTGTTCGGTCCGAAGAGCGATCCGCAGGCGTTCGGTCCCGTCGGTCCGCGTGTTCAGGTGCAGCACGTCGAGGATCTGGAAGCGTTGACCGTCGACGCAGTGGTTGCATCGCTCGCGGAGTTGGAAGGTGACGGTCCGGAGTGA